A region from the Candidatus Electrothrix scaldis genome encodes:
- a CDS encoding DUF1287 domain-containing protein, translated as MVIVFHCCSLAVGQEQQLNVSLIQAALERTRHKVRYDGSYHQLAYPGGDVPDNIGVCTDVVIRAYRKIGIDLQKEVHEDMQKHFSAYPKNWGLKRPDKNIDHRRVPNLQVFFRRHGTELPMSKGGQDYQAGELVTWMLPGNLPHIGIVTDKRSADGQRPLIVHNIGRGPRLEDMLFHYPITGHYRYP; from the coding sequence ATGGTGATTGTATTTCATTGTTGTTCGCTAGCTGTTGGGCAAGAACAGCAATTAAATGTTAGCCTTATCCAAGCCGCACTGGAGCGCACCAGACACAAGGTTCGATATGATGGAAGCTATCATCAGCTTGCCTATCCCGGTGGGGACGTGCCGGATAATATCGGCGTTTGCACTGATGTGGTGATTCGCGCGTATCGCAAGATTGGCATTGATCTGCAAAAAGAAGTGCATGAAGATATGCAAAAACATTTTTCTGCCTATCCGAAAAATTGGGGACTGAAGCGACCAGATAAAAATATAGATCATCGGCGGGTGCCCAATCTTCAGGTATTTTTCCGGCGGCATGGCACAGAATTGCCCATGAGTAAAGGTGGGCAGGATTATCAGGCGGGTGAGCTGGTTACCTGGATGTTGCCGGGGAATCTACCCCACATCGGCATTGTGACGGACAAAAGATCTGCTGATGGTCAGCGACCTCTGATTGTCCATAATATTGGACGAGGTCCTAGGTTAGAGGATATGCTGTTTCATTACCCGATAACAGGGCATTATCGCTATCCCTGA
- a CDS encoding DnaB-like helicase C-terminal domain-containing protein: MHSTDPITAFYLRHVPGAKLQNKALIAGCPFCSRSSKATDKQKKSGENALVIFLNPDSYFHGYYRCLNRCSPGGFPLHFARQTHLDLSLVPGFDPDRDYAASQVDYPVKNINHEVRDFMDRMTEDLIKRFAQAGISRAVLREMKIGYNGRYLVYPYIQDDGNCYAARCVHPDKPEDNFWHGDEEFAQTGFRIFNMEDIQRCENGSLVIIEGEDNLLAVRQLGLPGIALPDLSEFAHLETERLAWLNTVFLCVNHSPESMSAARELATRIGFKIRMIRWPDTAPRHFNLVQLAREEGKGFQQEFFKLILEAKSFSPFSSPEREFLHFEEQLNMQGGESYQMMLSGFSKMDKALGGLHGVNIMGGLPKAGKSCFFIQVATEMARRKVPVIYYDFENGRQKIYQRTLSRLSRLSTAQLQSDTLTEQEQKQLQAGKAELQNLLPWFRVVTDRKLDPKLMRSHIDFLRHETKSEYTMVIIDSLHKLPFKDFSERRTGIDAWLRHLEAIRDELNVSFLVISELTRGDDGQYDKQPQLGAFKGSGDIEYSADNAMVLLPQWDPFSDAPPEERENALWLVASREHTPGLIGFYKLDYPFWGFTEK, encoded by the coding sequence ATGCATTCCACAGATCCCATTACAGCCTTTTACCTGCGCCATGTTCCTGGGGCAAAATTACAGAACAAAGCCCTGATAGCTGGCTGCCCTTTCTGCTCTCGGTCAAGCAAAGCAACAGACAAACAAAAGAAAAGCGGGGAAAATGCTCTGGTCATTTTTCTAAACCCGGACAGCTATTTTCACGGCTATTACCGCTGCCTCAATCGCTGCTCGCCTGGAGGCTTTCCCCTCCATTTTGCCCGTCAGACACATCTTGATCTGAGCCTGGTGCCTGGTTTTGATCCAGACCGCGACTATGCCGCCAGTCAGGTGGATTATCCGGTGAAGAATATCAACCATGAAGTGCGCGACTTTATGGACAGGATGACTGAGGACTTGATCAAACGCTTTGCCCAAGCTGGCATATCACGGGCTGTTCTCCGGGAAATGAAGATTGGATATAACGGACGTTATCTGGTCTATCCCTATATTCAGGATGACGGCAACTGCTACGCAGCACGTTGCGTCCATCCAGACAAACCAGAAGACAATTTTTGGCACGGTGATGAGGAATTTGCCCAGACCGGCTTTCGCATCTTTAATATGGAGGATATTCAACGCTGCGAGAATGGTAGTCTGGTCATCATTGAGGGCGAGGACAACCTGCTTGCTGTCCGACAATTGGGTCTGCCCGGCATTGCCCTGCCTGATCTCAGCGAGTTTGCTCATCTGGAAACGGAACGACTGGCCTGGCTCAACACAGTCTTTCTCTGTGTCAATCACAGCCCGGAATCCATGAGTGCTGCCCGCGAACTTGCAACCCGGATCGGTTTCAAGATCAGGATGATCCGTTGGCCGGATACAGCGCCCCGCCATTTCAACTTGGTTCAATTGGCCAGAGAGGAAGGCAAGGGTTTTCAGCAGGAATTTTTCAAACTGATCCTGGAGGCGAAATCCTTTTCCCCTTTTAGCTCGCCGGAGCGAGAATTTCTCCACTTTGAAGAACAGCTCAATATGCAGGGCGGGGAAAGCTACCAGATGATGTTGTCCGGTTTTAGCAAGATGGACAAGGCACTCGGTGGCCTACACGGGGTCAACATCATGGGTGGCCTGCCCAAGGCGGGAAAATCTTGTTTCTTTATCCAGGTAGCAACGGAAATGGCCCGGCGTAAGGTACCGGTTATTTACTACGACTTTGAGAACGGTCGGCAAAAAATCTACCAAAGAACGCTCAGTCGTCTCAGTCGATTAAGTACGGCACAATTGCAAAGCGATACTCTCACCGAGCAGGAGCAAAAGCAATTGCAGGCAGGCAAGGCTGAGTTGCAAAACTTACTCCCTTGGTTCCGGGTGGTCACGGATCGTAAATTAGACCCGAAACTGATGCGCAGCCATATTGATTTCCTCCGTCATGAAACCAAGTCTGAGTACACGATGGTGATCATCGATAGTCTGCATAAACTACCCTTTAAGGATTTCTCCGAACGGAGGACCGGCATTGATGCCTGGCTACGTCATCTTGAGGCCATACGCGATGAACTCAATGTCTCCTTTTTAGTGATCTCCGAGCTCACACGCGGCGATGATGGACAGTATGATAAGCAACCCCAGCTTGGGGCTTTCAAGGGTTCAGGCGACATTGAGTACTCGGCAGACAACGCGATGGTCTTGCTGCCCCAATGGGACCCGTTCAGCGATGCTCCGCCTGAAGAACGAGAAAATGCCCTCTGGCTGGTCGCCAGCCGTGAGCACACGCCAGGCCTGATCGGCTTCTATAAGTTGGATTACCCCTTCTGGGGATTCACCGAAAAATAA
- a CDS encoding PhnD/SsuA/transferrin family substrate-binding protein: protein MKYTSLKAGIISTLLTALLLTSSATLLFPTGARSAENNSIKFYYFNPDSAQSNLTRLKEVMEQFLQQNALPLDFQPFAKYHDFHREMARNKPAFVFLPEWYIQKNKGNYKLTPLLQAIRQGQKTYRKVLLTAKDSKLTVQSLHNKTLAMTSMGEDSSNILSNLFKVAANSLNIIATPKDADALFALAMHQVDAALVSKNNLLKIGALNPRITDIVFPLAESKPIPLPLLCVVDQVPNKKVMMLKKVFLDAKRSDESSNLMEMLQIDAWHSYSH, encoded by the coding sequence GTGAAATATACCTCTTTGAAGGCAGGAATTATCAGTACCCTCCTTACAGCACTGCTTTTGACAAGTAGTGCAACGCTCTTGTTTCCTACGGGTGCTCGTAGTGCCGAAAACAACAGTATCAAATTCTATTATTTTAATCCAGATTCAGCACAAAGCAATCTCACCCGCCTTAAAGAAGTGATGGAGCAGTTCCTCCAACAGAACGCCCTCCCTCTCGACTTTCAGCCATTTGCTAAGTATCATGATTTTCATCGGGAAATGGCGAGGAACAAACCAGCATTTGTTTTTCTCCCGGAATGGTATATTCAAAAAAATAAGGGGAATTACAAGCTCACACCACTTTTACAAGCTATCCGCCAGGGACAAAAAACATATCGTAAAGTTCTTCTAACAGCAAAAGACTCAAAACTTACCGTACAATCCCTGCACAATAAAACGCTTGCTATGACGAGCATGGGGGAAGACTCGTCCAATATACTCTCAAATCTTTTTAAAGTTGCAGCAAACTCATTAAATATTATTGCAACGCCTAAAGATGCAGATGCATTATTCGCGTTGGCCATGCACCAAGTGGATGCTGCGTTAGTGTCAAAAAATAATTTGCTAAAAATAGGAGCACTTAACCCTCGTATCACAGATATTGTATTTCCCCTGGCTGAATCAAAGCCTATTCCTCTACCTCTCCTTTGCGTTGTCGATCAGGTACCGAATAAGAAAGTTATGATGCTGAAAAAAGTTTTCTTGGACGCTAAACGCTCCGATGAATCCTCTAATCTCATGGAGATGTTACAGATCGATGCATGGCATAGCTATTCGCACTAA
- a CDS encoding Uma2 family endonuclease produces MALPQQSHTAYSYADYFAWDDQKRWELINGEVWDMSPAPSRLHQDVLARVFYALFDYFKEKECEVYIAPFDVRLPDKEEADDTEIFTVVQPDLSVICDRKKLDDRGCIGPPDLIIEILSPSTAAKDLKVKRLLYEQHGVQEYWLLHPIDNIAMLYTLTKEKQYDKARILDREDVLTSVQFDQLSIALRSVFVDE; encoded by the coding sequence ATGGCCTTACCACAACAATCCCATACCGCATACAGTTATGCAGATTATTTCGCCTGGGATGATCAAAAGCGCTGGGAACTGATCAACGGCGAAGTATGGGATATGTCCCCCGCCCCTTCACGCCTTCATCAGGATGTACTGGCCAGAGTTTTTTATGCTTTGTTTGATTATTTCAAAGAGAAAGAATGCGAGGTCTATATAGCACCTTTTGACGTCCGCTTACCTGACAAGGAAGAGGCTGACGACACAGAGATCTTCACGGTTGTTCAACCTGACCTCTCAGTCATCTGTGACCGAAAAAAACTTGATGATCGCGGATGTATCGGCCCGCCTGACCTGATTATTGAAATCCTCTCGCCCTCCACTGCGGCCAAAGATCTTAAAGTAAAACGTCTGCTGTACGAACAGCACGGAGTGCAAGAATACTGGCTGTTGCATCCCATAGATAATATTGCCATGCTCTATACTTTGACCAAAGAAAAGCAATACGACAAGGCTCGGATTTTAGATCGTGAAGATGTACTCACCTCTGTGCAATTCGACCAGCTCAGCATTGCCTTACGCTCAGTTTTTGTCGACGAATAA
- a CDS encoding transposase, whose amino-acid sequence MHNKNIKRIVQKELKKNYPNWNRLNRKTKKEISRKVLAQVAGEYDFKQEISASSDELLGVEQQVQTKGIISLDQMADIVNESKNNNIMKLCGKSRFAKYIKDEELRFIDQLLDNEIINRLLAYEGYSPAMRDLFPHNMFRAELLKTIKYPEISYRKFCDKEYLGLDRKQNRAFIGLSLREKAIIDHTQLSKFRHSLTFVQQINITVYILHHFLQSGMLGDHILHGVDSTELANECKIPLASLNINGQNIRIYSDLDSDCGKRRNKRDKSVYVVGYRLHTLTAIDTETGHSFPIISLLAPANHHDSHFLSLLVDVAQAMGVEVKLVTADTAYHDNDGSLHDKTGIYVTTPPCSTVSTPDNVDTANGTVFCHNECSVPMEYAGVDEDHHEYKCAANTGECLLKGSCPQCRSISLDRGFFQRIPYHVEQIREAHDIRKNCERPFNLLKHQTGLETVRVRGQSAITVRCTFSSISLLLLKMAGTRKKEPAKKSPQLPLFKMAA is encoded by the coding sequence ATGCATAATAAAAATATCAAACGTATCGTACAAAAAGAGCTCAAGAAAAACTATCCCAATTGGAACCGTCTGAATCGAAAAACCAAAAAAGAAATCTCTCGAAAAGTTCTTGCGCAGGTCGCAGGCGAGTATGATTTTAAACAGGAGATTTCAGCCTCGTCGGATGAGCTGCTCGGCGTGGAGCAACAGGTTCAGACAAAAGGCATTATCAGCCTTGACCAGATGGCTGATATTGTCAATGAATCAAAAAATAACAATATCATGAAGCTTTGCGGAAAAAGTCGTTTCGCCAAATATATCAAAGATGAAGAACTCCGGTTTATCGACCAGCTGCTTGACAACGAAATTATCAATCGCCTGTTAGCTTATGAGGGCTATAGTCCTGCTATGCGGGACTTATTTCCTCACAACATGTTTCGTGCCGAACTGCTCAAGACGATCAAGTATCCAGAAATAAGCTACCGAAAATTCTGTGATAAAGAATACCTCGGCCTTGACCGCAAACAGAACCGCGCCTTTATCGGATTGTCATTGCGTGAAAAAGCAATTATTGACCATACTCAGCTCAGCAAATTCCGTCATTCCCTTACATTTGTCCAACAAATTAATATTACGGTGTATATTTTGCACCATTTTTTGCAGTCCGGGATGCTTGGTGACCATATTCTGCACGGAGTGGACTCTACCGAACTGGCCAATGAATGTAAAATCCCCTTGGCTTCACTAAATATCAATGGCCAAAACATACGTATTTACAGTGATCTCGATAGCGACTGTGGAAAACGACGCAACAAGCGTGACAAATCTGTATACGTAGTCGGCTATCGTCTGCATACGTTAACCGCGATTGATACTGAAACCGGTCATAGTTTTCCGATTATCTCCCTGCTTGCACCGGCAAATCACCATGACAGCCATTTTCTTTCGCTTTTGGTTGATGTGGCGCAGGCTATGGGCGTTGAGGTGAAACTGGTCACCGCCGATACTGCCTATCATGACAATGACGGATCATTGCACGACAAAACAGGTATATACGTGACAACCCCACCCTGTTCCACAGTATCTACACCGGACAATGTTGATACCGCCAATGGCACGGTTTTCTGCCATAACGAATGTTCTGTTCCTATGGAGTATGCGGGCGTTGACGAAGATCATCACGAGTATAAATGCGCAGCAAATACAGGTGAATGCCTTCTTAAAGGAAGCTGCCCTCAATGTCGAAGCATATCATTAGACAGAGGCTTTTTCCAGCGAATACCTTACCATGTCGAGCAGATACGGGAGGCGCATGATATTCGCAAGAACTGTGAACGGCCTTTCAATCTGTTAAAGCATCAAACCGGTCTTGAAACCGTTCGGGTTCGCGGTCAGTCCGCAATCACAGTTCGATGTACGTTCAGCAGCATCTCTTTGTTATTGTTAAAAATGGCAGGAACCCGCAAAAAAGAACCTGCTAAAAAGTCACCGCAACTGCCGCTCTTCAAAATGGCAGCATAA
- a CDS encoding TonB-dependent receptor, producing the protein MYKTTATVVFLLLLSCGTQGNAEAEPENFSISTDEVQAFDDMFGTGLQEEDVYRTDRLLLSATGSLKPIHLAPSVASVITAEDIERLGATTLDEVLETVPGLHVSRSFARLDSIYSIRGIHSGSNPQVLVLMNDVPFTRAHSGTRPVGFRLPVSMISRIEVVRGPGSALYGADAFAGTINIITKDKFELEGTHTGMRVATFDGMDVWAQHGGEYKGWDVGLGLEYWRGGSDDKRIIDADLQTKLDRAFGTDASLAPGPLHTDFENYNLHAEFSRKQWTVRLWGWFLSDYEGGTGGIGALGPETRVNSDLILGDITWHDDELVDDVDLTVQMSYQYHKDDTLFQLLPSGSRVTIGTDGNIFSSPTAGITTFTDGAFGEPYPVEHHASFDVIAKYEGWNRHSWRIAAGGDALDETTRELKNLGPGVLNDSSLSDSTDGTLTDVTGTEGIFMSDQSRSVLYGSLQDEWVFAKNWELTGGVRYDHYNDFGDTVNPRIALVWETRYDLSTKLMYGHAFRPPSFAENYLKNNPLVLGNPDLDPETIDTYELAFDYRPTNSLKTVISLFTYDIEGLIDYVADPAPVTTKTAQNYINQQGHGFEVELEWEVTPTLMVSSNFAFQYSENKDTGAEVADAPGLQFYLNGNWNFMPDWYLNAQYYWIDNRQRAEGDERKEIDDYSLANMILRRKNVTQHIDLAFSVRNIFDEDIREPASPSIPNDIPMESRGMYAELIYHF; encoded by the coding sequence ATGTACAAAACAACTGCTACTGTCGTTTTTCTTCTTCTCTTAAGCTGTGGCACCCAAGGAAATGCAGAAGCAGAACCTGAAAATTTTTCTATAAGTACAGATGAAGTCCAGGCCTTTGACGACATGTTCGGGACAGGGCTACAAGAAGAGGATGTCTATCGCACTGACCGACTCTTACTCTCAGCAACAGGTAGCCTCAAGCCCATCCACCTGGCCCCTTCTGTGGCTTCCGTCATCACTGCTGAAGATATTGAACGTCTCGGTGCGACCACTCTGGATGAAGTGCTGGAAACCGTACCCGGTCTCCATGTATCCCGCTCCTTTGCCAGGCTTGACTCTATCTATTCCATACGCGGCATCCACTCCGGTTCCAATCCGCAAGTTCTAGTGCTGATGAACGATGTTCCCTTCACTAGAGCCCATAGTGGTACTCGTCCAGTTGGGTTTCGTTTACCCGTCTCCATGATATCCCGTATAGAAGTGGTACGAGGGCCGGGTTCGGCCCTCTACGGAGCCGACGCCTTCGCTGGCACTATCAATATTATCACCAAGGACAAGTTTGAATTAGAGGGAACGCATACCGGTATGCGCGTGGCCACCTTTGACGGCATGGATGTCTGGGCACAGCACGGCGGAGAGTACAAGGGCTGGGATGTTGGTCTAGGCCTGGAATATTGGAGGGGTGGTAGTGATGACAAACGTATTATTGATGCCGATCTCCAGACAAAATTGGACCGGGCCTTTGGTACGGATGCCTCATTAGCTCCTGGTCCGTTGCATACAGATTTCGAAAACTATAACCTCCATGCCGAGTTCAGCCGCAAGCAATGGACAGTCCGTCTTTGGGGTTGGTTTTTGAGTGATTATGAAGGCGGCACAGGAGGTATCGGCGCTTTGGGGCCGGAAACCAGGGTAAACTCCGACTTGATTCTTGGTGATATAACCTGGCATGACGATGAGCTGGTCGATGATGTTGACCTCACTGTGCAAATGAGCTACCAGTATCATAAGGACGATACCCTGTTCCAGCTTCTGCCGTCTGGTTCAAGGGTTACCATTGGCACTGACGGAAATATTTTCTCTTCTCCGACAGCTGGAATTACCACCTTCACCGACGGTGCTTTCGGTGAACCGTATCCTGTTGAGCACCATGCTTCATTTGATGTTATCGCTAAATATGAAGGCTGGAACCGGCATAGCTGGCGTATCGCCGCAGGAGGAGACGCTCTGGATGAAACTACCCGAGAATTAAAAAATCTCGGACCGGGTGTTCTGAACGACAGCAGCCTCTCTGACAGCACTGACGGTACATTAACGGATGTCACAGGTACGGAAGGCATATTTATGTCCGATCAGAGCCGATCGGTTCTCTATGGCTCCTTACAGGATGAGTGGGTCTTTGCCAAAAATTGGGAATTAACAGGTGGAGTACGTTATGATCATTATAATGATTTCGGGGACACTGTTAATCCGCGCATCGCTTTGGTGTGGGAAACACGCTACGACCTATCCACTAAGCTCATGTATGGGCATGCCTTCCGCCCCCCGTCTTTTGCTGAAAATTACTTGAAAAACAACCCATTGGTTCTGGGCAACCCGGATCTCGACCCGGAAACCATTGACACCTATGAGCTTGCCTTTGACTACAGACCGACCAATTCATTAAAAACTGTTATAAGCCTCTTTACCTATGATATAGAAGGACTCATTGACTACGTTGCGGATCCTGCACCGGTAACCACTAAAACAGCGCAAAACTACATAAACCAACAAGGGCATGGTTTCGAAGTCGAGCTAGAGTGGGAAGTGACACCAACATTAATGGTAAGCAGCAATTTCGCCTTTCAATACTCTGAGAACAAGGATACAGGCGCTGAAGTCGCCGATGCACCGGGGCTACAATTCTACCTCAACGGCAACTGGAACTTCATGCCGGATTGGTATCTCAATGCCCAATACTACTGGATTGATAATCGCCAAAGAGCAGAAGGCGACGAACGGAAAGAAATTGATGATTATAGCTTAGCCAATATGATTCTCCGAAGGAAAAACGTCACGCAACATATTGATCTGGCTTTTTCTGTCCGCAATATCTTCGATGAAGATATTCGTGAACCTGCTTCACCCTCCATCCCTAATGACATTCCAATGGAGAGCAGAGGGATGTATGCGGAGTTGATCTATCATTTTTAG
- a CDS encoding lipid biosynthesis B12-binding/radical SAM protein, with translation MNILLINSNMLIPPITPLGLAYVAAAVREAGHNVKLVDLNFSVNYKSDISNAVSEYQPDVIGISIRNIDNVTMIHSVYFLPKIKEIIAFCQDISVAPIVLGGPGFSMMPEEIMLETHADYGVIGEGEKAFINLLACIHKREKPKGLPGIIFSDEEQLVKLAPKNMSSAQLNQLSIPARDLFDNARYLHDGGMGNIQTKRGCNQQCIYCTYPVIEGKKLRFRSPEKVVNEIEILMQMGIDYLHFSDSTFNNPHEYAYAICDEMIKRKVFIQYTPYMSPSSPSKELFRLLKQTGCDGITFGVDTLSEKIVHSLKKGFKIEEVYQAALYCREFEIPFSLNLLFGGPGETKETAMESLSNIEKIKPVAAGAMVGIRCYPHTRLWKIACKERLIAKDTNLLEPFYYVSPSIDKDWLVETIKEYNEQHDNFFIPTSAKGLHTDDLVVQLFRDGFRGPFWKVANELKKRLATLRVLKSTPA, from the coding sequence ATGAATATTTTATTGATCAATTCAAATATGCTCATCCCACCTATTACACCGTTGGGACTCGCATATGTGGCAGCCGCAGTACGGGAGGCTGGGCATAATGTCAAACTCGTCGATCTTAATTTTTCTGTAAATTATAAAAGTGATATCTCAAATGCGGTGTCAGAGTACCAGCCTGATGTGATAGGGATATCCATCAGGAATATCGACAATGTCACCATGATCCATAGCGTTTATTTCCTTCCAAAAATCAAAGAAATTATTGCATTTTGTCAGGATATCAGTGTTGCACCGATTGTTCTCGGTGGGCCCGGTTTCTCAATGATGCCGGAGGAAATTATGTTAGAAACCCATGCTGATTATGGCGTCATCGGAGAGGGAGAAAAGGCATTTATCAACCTGCTCGCATGTATCCACAAGAGGGAGAAACCAAAGGGGCTACCGGGCATCATTTTCAGTGATGAGGAGCAACTTGTAAAATTGGCTCCGAAAAATATGTCTTCAGCTCAGCTAAACCAGCTATCGATACCAGCCCGTGACCTTTTCGACAATGCACGATATCTCCATGATGGTGGTATGGGCAATATCCAGACCAAAAGAGGATGTAATCAGCAATGCATTTATTGTACCTATCCGGTTATTGAAGGCAAGAAGCTTCGATTTCGGAGTCCTGAAAAAGTTGTGAATGAAATTGAAATACTCATGCAGATGGGAATTGATTATCTGCATTTTTCAGACAGTACCTTTAATAATCCTCATGAGTATGCTTATGCCATCTGCGATGAAATGATAAAAAGAAAGGTGTTTATTCAATACACCCCCTATATGAGCCCATCTTCTCCATCTAAGGAGCTGTTTCGTCTTCTCAAGCAAACCGGTTGCGACGGCATAACCTTTGGGGTTGATACGCTTTCCGAGAAAATAGTGCATAGCTTAAAAAAAGGATTCAAGATAGAGGAAGTTTATCAGGCGGCTCTCTATTGCCGGGAATTCGAGATTCCTTTCAGCCTGAACCTGCTCTTCGGGGGGCCCGGAGAAACCAAAGAAACTGCTATGGAAAGCCTGAGCAATATCGAGAAAATAAAACCCGTGGCTGCTGGTGCGATGGTCGGAATCAGATGTTATCCTCATACACGGCTATGGAAGATCGCCTGCAAAGAAAGACTGATCGCCAAAGACACGAACCTTTTAGAACCTTTTTATTATGTCTCTCCGAGTATTGATAAGGACTGGTTGGTTGAAACTATAAAGGAATACAATGAACAACATGACAATTTCTTTATCCCGACCAGTGCCAAAGGACTGCATACCGATGACCTTGTGGTCCAGCTTTTCAGGGACGGCTTTCGGGGACCATTCTGGAAGGTTGCAAATGAATTAAAAAAAAGACTTGCCACCTTAAGGGTGTTGAAAAGTACCCCAGCATAG
- a CDS encoding ABC transporter substrate binding protein, which yields MHGIAIRTNILLLLLTALCGQIPSSLLAAESNLTVAILLSDNESAYREPVQAFRAEICCPVEVFNLQGDIRKDPALKEKILSTHPRLIFALGAKAAFTAKLWTKNHQDIPVLFALVFNWQRYHLMEQKNMVGIAAETAPGTKFANIALFSPDIKKIGVIYSSHSHEVLQQAQEAAELLNLELYDKEIDRSKDFKRSFKEIRSKVDAFLVLNDPVIYTLENMDWLKIRCIKEKFPCIGQSKNIAEHGLVLSINPDIAHIGSQAASIAKNIIERHQRPDLIGVMAPLGTQIIINRTTAKRIGLSLRQASLDMATQVID from the coding sequence ATGCATGGCATAGCTATTCGCACTAACATACTTCTGCTCCTCCTGACGGCTCTCTGCGGGCAAATACCAAGCTCGCTCTTGGCCGCAGAGAGCAACCTTACGGTAGCTATCCTGCTTTCGGATAACGAATCAGCATACCGTGAACCGGTACAGGCATTTCGTGCTGAAATCTGTTGCCCTGTAGAGGTGTTTAACCTGCAAGGTGATATCCGAAAAGACCCCGCGCTGAAAGAGAAAATTCTCTCCACCCATCCCCGGTTAATCTTTGCTTTGGGGGCGAAAGCAGCGTTCACGGCAAAACTCTGGACAAAAAATCATCAGGATATCCCTGTTCTTTTTGCCTTAGTTTTCAATTGGCAACGCTACCACCTCATGGAGCAAAAGAACATGGTGGGTATAGCGGCAGAAACAGCACCTGGAACCAAATTTGCTAACATTGCTCTTTTTTCCCCGGATATAAAAAAAATTGGCGTCATATACAGCTCCCATAGCCATGAAGTACTCCAGCAGGCACAAGAAGCAGCAGAACTTCTCAATCTGGAGCTATACGACAAAGAAATAGACCGCTCAAAGGATTTTAAACGCTCGTTTAAGGAAATAAGAAGTAAGGTGGATGCCTTTCTCGTCCTCAATGACCCAGTCATTTACACCCTGGAAAATATGGATTGGCTCAAGATACGTTGCATAAAAGAAAAATTCCCCTGCATTGGTCAATCGAAAAATATCGCAGAACATGGTCTTGTCCTTTCCATCAACCCTGATATAGCCCATATAGGCTCGCAGGCCGCGTCTATCGCAAAAAATATTATTGAACGTCATCAACGCCCGGACCTCATCGGGGTTATGGCTCCTTTAGGGACCCAAATCATTATTAATCGCACAACAGCAAAGCGTATTGGCCTGAGCCTGCGCCAGGCCTCTCTTGATATGGCAACACAAGTTATTGACTAA
- a CDS encoding DUF2301 domain-containing membrane protein has product MANPEHTPEMNSLDNMTVALYRTGLTIAALAALMYSFERIIGMQFLGIFYLPIFATGIALASADVHLYDPKFRWFFPFVSWIGFIILAFAYAFKGKTPLAATLADLSLGLFYVGAGMFALKESFCFRIIGLPLVPLFLCGSIINRLLGFPTAEPYFLLPAALLLTWLCIAKWRMPLHFDIGDKSLYGL; this is encoded by the coding sequence ATGGCAAATCCAGAACATACCCCGGAAATGAACTCGCTGGACAACATGACTGTTGCCCTCTACCGAACAGGCTTGACCATCGCAGCTTTAGCTGCCTTGATGTATAGTTTTGAGCGAATTATCGGGATGCAATTTCTGGGCATTTTTTATCTGCCCATTTTCGCTACTGGCATTGCCTTGGCAAGCGCAGACGTCCATCTTTATGATCCAAAATTCCGCTGGTTCTTCCCCTTTGTCAGCTGGATTGGCTTTATTATTCTCGCCTTTGCTTATGCCTTTAAAGGAAAAACGCCCTTGGCAGCCACCTTGGCTGACCTGAGTTTGGGACTTTTCTATGTTGGCGCGGGGATGTTTGCCCTCAAAGAATCCTTTTGCTTTCGCATTATAGGCCTCCCTTTGGTCCCTCTCTTCCTTTGTGGTTCAATCATAAATCGTCTCCTTGGCTTTCCAACAGCTGAACCCTATTTTCTTCTTCCTGCTGCCCTGCTTCTTACCTGGCTTTGTATTGCTAAATGGCGTATGCCCCTCCATTTTGACATTGGCGACAAAAGCCTCTACGGCCTTTAA